One Lysinibacillus sp. OF-1 DNA segment encodes these proteins:
- a CDS encoding universal stress protein, which produces MANHYKSIVVAVDGSKEAEYAFRKSIDVAKRNEGAVLNLVNVIDTRSFAAIEAYDRSIAERAQAFSEELLNGYKKQAEDEGLTNVNLIIEYGSPKNIITKELSKVVDADLIICGATGLNAVERFLIGSVSEAIVRSAKCDVLVIRTPEN; this is translated from the coding sequence ATGGCTAATCATTATAAAAGCATTGTTGTTGCAGTAGACGGCTCAAAAGAAGCTGAATATGCATTTCGTAAGTCAATTGATGTTGCAAAACGAAACGAAGGTGCTGTCTTAAATCTAGTAAATGTTATTGATACACGTTCATTCGCTGCAATCGAAGCATATGACCGTTCCATTGCAGAACGTGCTCAAGCATTCTCTGAAGAGCTATTAAATGGTTACAAAAAACAAGCTGAAGATGAAGGCTTAACAAACGTTAATCTTATCATTGAGTACGGCTCTCCTAAAAATATCATTACAAAAGAGCTTTCTAAAGTCGTAGACGCAGATCTAATCATTTGTGGTGCAACTGGTCTAAATGCAGTTGAACGCTTCCTAATCGGTTCAGTATCTGAAGCAATTGTACGTTCAGCTAAATGTGACGTACTTGTTATCCGTACACCAGAAAACTAA
- a CDS encoding class I SAM-dependent methyltransferase, whose protein sequence is MENIEKLFGLLNEHAEKIEKEQDLTLLEGLLDGLEAWLDGEVNFSQKDATKEDIRKAIQIAILKGMRKGSQPNHQMTPDTLGLLVGYFVEQIFEERLANEKMSIMDPAVGTGNLLLTVMNLLDGKVEATGVEVDELLIRLAAATADLTEQPISLYRQDALEDLLVNPVDAVVCDLPVGYYPNEEVALDYELCAAEGMSYAHHLFIEQSMNYTKDGGYLFFLAPSHLFDSEQSKQLHKYIQKHAWIQAIIQLPEAMFANKALEKSIVILQKQAKELKAPKEVLLAKVPNMQNKQALALFFEKVRMWKEGK, encoded by the coding sequence ATGGAAAACATCGAGAAATTATTTGGTCTGCTAAATGAGCATGCTGAAAAGATCGAAAAAGAACAAGATTTAACATTGTTAGAAGGGTTGCTAGATGGTCTCGAGGCATGGCTTGATGGCGAAGTGAATTTTTCACAAAAGGATGCAACAAAAGAGGATATTCGCAAAGCTATTCAAATCGCTATTTTAAAAGGAATGCGCAAAGGGTCGCAGCCAAACCATCAAATGACACCTGATACGTTAGGGTTACTAGTTGGCTATTTTGTGGAGCAAATATTTGAAGAGCGCCTTGCAAACGAAAAAATGTCAATTATGGACCCAGCCGTAGGTACGGGGAATTTACTACTAACAGTCATGAATTTATTAGATGGAAAAGTGGAAGCGACAGGCGTAGAGGTTGACGAGCTATTAATTCGTCTTGCTGCTGCTACTGCTGATTTAACAGAACAGCCTATTTCCTTATACCGTCAAGATGCCTTAGAAGATTTATTGGTAAACCCAGTGGATGCCGTTGTTTGTGATTTACCTGTAGGCTATTATCCTAATGAAGAAGTAGCACTCGATTATGAATTATGCGCAGCAGAGGGGATGAGTTATGCTCATCATCTATTCATTGAGCAATCGATGAATTATACAAAGGATGGCGGCTATTTATTTTTCCTTGCACCATCACATCTTTTTGACTCCGAGCAGTCTAAGCAACTACACAAGTACATTCAAAAGCATGCTTGGATTCAAGCCATTATTCAATTACCTGAGGCTATGTTTGCCAATAAGGCATTAGAAAAAAGTATTGTGATTTTGCAAAAGCAAGCAAAGGAATTGAAAGCACCTAAAGAAGTACTATTAGCAAAAGTACCGAATATGCAGAATAAGCAAGCTCTTGCGCTGTTCTTTGAAAAAGTGAGGATGTGGAAAGAGGGCAAATAA
- the tpx gene encoding thiol peroxidase, protein MAQVTFKNGPVTLVGNEVKVGDQAPDFTVLANDLSPVTLNDSEGKIRLFSVVPSLDTGVCDAQTRRFNEEAANLGDNVVIYTVSVDLPFAQKRWCGAAGIDAVQTVSDHRDLSFGEAYGVYIQELRLLTRAVFVVDANNKVTYVEYVPEATDHPNYEAAIAAVKALA, encoded by the coding sequence ATGGCACAAGTAACATTTAAAAATGGTCCAGTAACACTAGTAGGAAATGAAGTAAAGGTGGGCGATCAAGCTCCAGATTTTACGGTATTAGCGAATGACCTATCACCTGTAACATTAAATGATTCAGAAGGCAAAATTCGTCTATTCAGTGTTGTACCATCATTAGATACTGGTGTATGTGATGCACAAACACGCCGTTTTAATGAAGAAGCAGCTAACCTGGGTGACAATGTAGTTATTTATACAGTATCTGTCGATCTTCCATTCGCTCAAAAGCGTTGGTGTGGTGCAGCAGGTATTGATGCAGTGCAAACTGTATCAGATCACCGCGATCTTTCATTTGGTGAAGCGTATGGCGTGTACATTCAAGAATTACGTCTTCTGACACGTGCAGTATTCGTTGTGGATGCAAATAATAAAGTAACATATGTTGAATATGTACCTGAAGCTACAGATCATCCAAACTATGAAGCGGCCATTGCAGCTGTTAAAGCACTAGCATAA
- a CDS encoding RDD family protein, translating into MTNNEFVMQGSPSMENGFLMNAPDESVKHKNYALKTAGFWIRFWAFLLDGFIISAVVGILINPIFYLMDWSLSESVWYAPISIITAILYYSYFVLMTKFFGQTLGKMVFGLRVISLKHDKLTWSDVLFRDLIGRIINNIFMPLYILVVILPENQGLHDYFADTAVVHEKVFVEKDPAPAALPKQQEQIETTVQEEKIELAKLEEKNEQ; encoded by the coding sequence ATGACAAACAATGAATTTGTTATGCAAGGTTCACCCTCTATGGAAAATGGCTTTCTTATGAACGCTCCAGATGAGTCAGTAAAGCATAAAAACTATGCTTTAAAAACGGCTGGTTTTTGGATTCGGTTTTGGGCATTTTTATTAGATGGATTCATTATTTCTGCTGTAGTTGGAATACTTATCAATCCTATCTTTTATCTAATGGATTGGTCCTTATCAGAATCTGTTTGGTATGCACCGATTTCAATCATCACAGCGATCCTCTATTATAGCTATTTTGTACTGATGACAAAGTTCTTTGGGCAAACACTTGGAAAAATGGTTTTTGGCTTACGTGTTATTTCATTAAAGCATGATAAGCTTACTTGGTCAGATGTGTTATTCCGTGATTTGATTGGCCGCATTATCAATAATATTTTTATGCCTCTGTATATTTTGGTAGTCATTTTACCAGAAAATCAAGGGTTACATGATTATTTTGCAGATACAGCAGTGGTGCACGAAAAAGTCTTTGTTGAAAAGGATCCAGCACCAGCCGCTTTGCCAAAACAGCAAGAGCAGATAGAAACGACTGTGCAAGAGGAAAAAATAGAACTAGCCAAGCTAGAGGAAAAAAATGAACAATAA
- the sppA gene encoding signal peptide peptidase SppA has protein sequence MNVKRWVALVVAGVLLLFSLGINTIFALFKADFLGNFDSLMAGNNLDVYENVIEGDNFDKRIAYLKVDGAIQDIGSSTLWQPVAYDHTFFLEQLDNILYDDSIQGVVLSVNSPGGGVKESAEIYKKLLKIKEERQIPIYVSMDSMAASGGYYISAPADKIFAHRDTITGSIGVIMQSINYQALAEKVGVKFETFKSGEHKDMLSPMREVTPEERAMMQDMINETYEEFVDIVEQGRNMSEAEVKKVADGRILGGTKALEAGLIDEIGDEEAAIAALRADYGLEDAALFEYAYDMGGWQSYVGMKIGSMFGPSAEEKMLMKIMTDYSAPKMMYLYGEY, from the coding sequence ATGAATGTAAAAAGGTGGGTTGCTTTAGTAGTCGCAGGTGTTCTTTTACTATTTTCATTAGGAATTAACACCATTTTTGCCCTATTTAAAGCAGATTTCCTAGGTAATTTTGATAGTTTGATGGCTGGGAATAATTTAGATGTATATGAAAATGTCATTGAAGGGGACAATTTTGATAAGCGAATTGCTTATTTAAAGGTAGATGGAGCGATTCAAGATATCGGCTCAAGTACATTATGGCAACCAGTTGCCTATGATCATACATTTTTCTTAGAGCAATTGGATAATATTTTGTATGATGATTCGATACAGGGCGTTGTTTTAAGCGTCAATTCACCAGGTGGTGGTGTGAAAGAATCTGCAGAAATCTATAAAAAGCTGCTAAAAATTAAAGAAGAACGACAAATTCCAATTTATGTATCGATGGATTCGATGGCAGCATCAGGTGGTTATTATATTTCAGCACCTGCAGATAAAATCTTTGCCCATCGTGATACAATAACAGGCTCAATTGGCGTCATTATGCAATCCATTAACTACCAAGCATTGGCTGAAAAAGTAGGTGTTAAATTTGAAACGTTTAAATCAGGGGAGCATAAGGATATGCTAAGCCCAATGCGTGAAGTGACACCAGAAGAACGTGCAATGATGCAGGATATGATTAATGAAACGTATGAAGAATTTGTAGACATTGTAGAGCAGGGACGTAATATGTCTGAAGCAGAAGTGAAGAAGGTTGCAGATGGTCGTATTCTTGGTGGCACAAAAGCGCTTGAAGCAGGTTTAATCGATGAAATTGGTGATGAAGAAGCAGCCATCGCTGCTCTACGTGCAGATTATGGACTGGAAGATGCTGCTTTATTTGAGTATGCGTACGATATGGGAGGCTGGCAATCATACGTTGGGATGAAAATTGGCTCCATGTTTGGTCCATCTGCAGAAGAAAAAATGCTAATGAAAATTATGACCGACTACAGTGCACCGAAAATGATGTATTTATACGGGGAATACTAA
- the mbcS gene encoding acyl-CoA synthetase MbcS, whose product MKRQDLVAPEWYNITEEIEKYAQDATKNALIIYEENQAVQFITYAHLMEKANQAAHVFTLQGLTKGDVILVMVPRSVEAYIVYIAALKAGLTIIPSSEMLRTKDIEYRIHHANAKGVVAYEPYIEQFDEVGNLQGIQQFVIGKAHEPWQPLLEKMHHQPTTYINPTPTKSTDNAFLAYTSGTTGNPKAAVHTHSWGYAHLRTTAPHWLGVQENDIVWATAAPGWQKWIWSPFLATLGSGATAFVYKGKFDAASYLAMLEKFKINVLCCTPTEYRFMASLENLHAYDLHAIRQAVSAGEPLNSEVINVFSETFHLQVRDGYGQTENTLLVGTMVGMEARVGSMGKPTPGNTVNIINDFGNPVAVGEVGDIAVHRETPALFKKYLNDPERTNLQFRGDWYITGDRAYKDEDGYFWFEGRGDDVIISSGYTIGPFEVEDALMKHPTVKEAAVIASPDKVRGNIVKAFIVLRNGEIGDETLIQTLQSHVKSLTAPYKYPRAIEFVEELPKTSSGKIRRVELRQQETKQCHSSSFPRK is encoded by the coding sequence ATGAAAAGACAAGATTTAGTTGCACCAGAATGGTATAACATAACAGAGGAAATTGAAAAATATGCTCAGGATGCAACGAAAAATGCTTTAATTATTTATGAAGAAAATCAAGCTGTACAATTTATTACATATGCACATTTGATGGAAAAAGCGAATCAAGCAGCACATGTTTTCACCTTACAAGGTTTAACGAAGGGTGATGTGATTTTAGTGATGGTACCACGCTCAGTGGAAGCATATATTGTTTATATTGCAGCATTAAAAGCAGGTTTAACCATCATTCCAAGCTCAGAAATGTTAAGAACAAAAGATATTGAGTATCGCATTCATCACGCCAATGCTAAAGGGGTTGTTGCCTATGAGCCCTATATTGAACAATTTGATGAAGTTGGAAATTTACAGGGCATACAGCAATTTGTCATAGGGAAAGCACATGAGCCTTGGCAGCCTTTACTAGAAAAAATGCACCATCAACCTACAACTTACATAAATCCGACCCCGACAAAAAGTACTGATAATGCATTTTTAGCCTATACAAGCGGCACAACAGGTAACCCAAAGGCAGCGGTACATACACACAGCTGGGGCTATGCTCATTTACGAACAACAGCACCACATTGGTTAGGTGTACAAGAAAATGATATTGTTTGGGCAACAGCAGCACCTGGATGGCAAAAATGGATATGGAGTCCCTTTCTCGCTACATTAGGCAGTGGTGCTACTGCATTTGTTTACAAAGGTAAATTTGATGCTGCTTCCTATTTGGCAATGCTTGAAAAATTCAAAATCAATGTATTATGCTGTACACCAACTGAATATCGTTTTATGGCATCACTTGAAAATTTACACGCATATGATTTACATGCAATTCGCCAAGCTGTATCAGCAGGTGAACCGTTAAATAGTGAGGTTATCAACGTATTTTCAGAAACATTCCATTTACAAGTGCGAGATGGCTATGGTCAAACGGAAAATACATTACTTGTTGGTACAATGGTAGGGATGGAGGCGCGAGTTGGCTCAATGGGAAAACCTACTCCTGGCAACACCGTTAATATTATTAACGATTTCGGCAATCCTGTTGCAGTGGGAGAGGTGGGTGATATTGCTGTTCATCGTGAAACACCAGCTCTCTTTAAAAAATATTTAAATGATCCTGAACGTACAAATTTACAATTCCGTGGTGATTGGTATATAACAGGAGATCGTGCCTACAAAGATGAAGATGGCTACTTTTGGTTTGAGGGTCGAGGAGATGATGTCATTATCTCCTCGGGTTATACAATTGGTCCCTTTGAAGTAGAGGATGCTTTGATGAAGCATCCAACTGTGAAAGAAGCTGCTGTCATTGCCAGTCCAGATAAAGTTCGAGGAAATATTGTAAAGGCATTTATTGTTCTTCGTAATGGTGAAATTGGTGATGAAACACTTATTCAAACACTTCAAAGTCATGTGAAATCATTGACTGCCCCATATAAATATCCACGTGCTATTGAATTTGTCGAAGAGCTACCCAAAACATCCTCTGGAAAAATTCGACGAGTTGAATTACGACAGCAAGAAACAAAGCAATGCCATTCATCATCATTTCCTAGGAAATAA
- the thiM gene encoding hydroxyethylthiazole kinase: MIFQTIRQQQPLIHCITNYVVANFQANGLLALGASPVMADDSQEVEEMVAMAQALLINIGTLNTRTKNAMLLAGKKANALGIPVILDPVGAGATTYRKETVQYLLENIQFAVIRCNIGELAAIANVDWQQKGVDSGHGSMSLETEALLVAQRYNCIVIVTGERDLITNGEHSQWIAGGHPQMTEVTGTGCLLSALCGAAYVAGNKPYNQLAETLTYYKKAAVLASAFTADIGDFQIALLNAIHRLSKDGEASCIL, encoded by the coding sequence ATGATATTTCAAACAATTCGTCAACAGCAACCACTTATTCATTGCATCACAAACTATGTGGTGGCAAATTTCCAAGCAAATGGTTTATTAGCATTAGGTGCTTCGCCCGTTATGGCTGACGATAGCCAAGAGGTTGAGGAAATGGTAGCAATGGCACAAGCATTATTAATTAATATCGGGACACTCAATACTCGCACCAAAAACGCCATGCTGTTAGCAGGAAAAAAAGCTAATGCACTTGGCATTCCAGTTATATTAGATCCAGTTGGGGCAGGGGCTACAACTTATCGCAAGGAAACCGTTCAATACTTACTTGAAAACATACAATTTGCCGTAATTCGCTGTAATATCGGTGAGCTTGCGGCTATAGCCAATGTAGATTGGCAACAGAAAGGTGTAGATAGTGGTCATGGCTCCATGTCACTGGAGACGGAAGCATTACTAGTGGCACAACGATATAATTGTATCGTTATTGTAACAGGTGAACGTGATCTTATAACAAATGGTGAGCATAGCCAGTGGATAGCTGGTGGCCACCCACAAATGACAGAGGTCACTGGTACTGGCTGTTTACTTAGTGCGCTTTGTGGTGCTGCCTATGTCGCAGGTAACAAGCCATACAACCAATTAGCAGAAACACTCACTTACTATAAAAAGGCAGCAGTACTAGCTTCTGCATTCACTGCAGATATCGGTGATTTTCAAATAGCTTTGCTTAATGCTATACATCGTTTATCAAAGGATGGTGAAGCATCATGCATATTGTAA
- the thiD gene encoding bifunctional hydroxymethylpyrimidine kinase/phosphomethylpyrimidine kinase: MHIVTTIAGSDSGGGAGIQADLKTFQELEVFGTSVITALTAQNTTGVTGVFPIDISFVEKQFQALVEDFPIAAMKTGMLYSSGIIQAIARMIGELNIPLIVDPVMIAKGGESLLQQEAIEALRSSLLPLATIVTPNIPEAEALTGRTIRHFEDMKQVAQSFLQLGVQCVIVKGGHLAEPLYAIDYVFFKNGQSFSMQSPRIQTKNTHGTGCTFSAALTAFLGRGLAMEEAIIEAKKFIQLAIMHDLAIGNGHGPTNHFAYQQHKEACEVIIHET, encoded by the coding sequence ATGCATATTGTAACGACGATTGCTGGATCAGATAGTGGTGGCGGTGCTGGTATACAGGCTGATTTAAAAACATTTCAGGAATTAGAGGTGTTCGGCACTTCCGTTATTACAGCTTTAACTGCACAAAATACAACAGGCGTGACAGGTGTTTTCCCCATTGACATTTCGTTTGTGGAAAAACAATTTCAAGCGTTAGTCGAAGATTTTCCGATTGCTGCAATGAAAACAGGCATGCTTTATTCCTCTGGTATTATCCAAGCCATCGCACGCATGATCGGTGAATTAAACATACCACTAATTGTGGATCCCGTGATGATTGCAAAAGGTGGAGAAAGCTTATTACAGCAAGAAGCTATTGAGGCGTTACGCTCATCTTTACTACCACTAGCTACGATTGTTACGCCAAATATACCCGAAGCAGAGGCTCTCACGGGGAGAACCATTCGCCATTTTGAGGATATGAAACAAGTGGCTCAAAGCTTTTTACAGCTAGGTGTACAATGCGTCATTGTAAAGGGTGGGCATTTAGCAGAACCACTTTATGCCATTGATTATGTATTTTTCAAAAATGGACAATCTTTTTCGATGCAGTCTCCACGAATCCAAACCAAAAATACACATGGTACTGGCTGTACATTTTCAGCAGCACTCACTGCTTTTCTTGGACGAGGTTTAGCGATGGAAGAGGCTATTATCGAAGCTAAAAAATTTATTCAATTAGCGATTATGCATGATTTAGCCATCGGCAACGGGCACGGACCTACAAATCATTTCGCTTATCAACAGCATAAGGAAGCCTGTGAGGTAATTATTCATGAAACGTGA
- the thiE gene encoding thiamine phosphate synthase → MKREDLQLYFIMGTGNVFQQNPIHLLEKALQAGITMFQFREKGSLALTGLAYEQFARQCQKLCQQYNVPFIVNDDIELALRIGADGVHIGQDDLDVEIARKKIGNMILGVSVHSQEELQTAIDHHADYVGIGPIFATTSKSDAQPPCGTNFLQQAYHLYPELPIVAIGGITCTNAHSVFQAGADGVAVISAICESQDIAHTVSTFTSLSRIKK, encoded by the coding sequence ATGAAACGTGAGGATTTACAGCTTTATTTTATTATGGGGACAGGCAATGTTTTTCAACAAAATCCCATCCATCTCCTCGAAAAGGCATTGCAAGCTGGCATTACGATGTTTCAATTTCGCGAGAAAGGGTCTCTTGCCTTAACTGGATTAGCCTATGAACAATTTGCACGCCAATGTCAAAAACTTTGTCAGCAGTATAATGTACCGTTTATCGTTAACGATGATATAGAGCTCGCTTTGCGAATTGGTGCCGATGGCGTTCATATTGGACAAGATGATTTAGATGTTGAAATAGCACGTAAAAAAATCGGGAACATGATACTTGGTGTTTCTGTACATTCACAGGAAGAATTACAAACAGCTATAGACCATCATGCTGATTATGTAGGAATTGGTCCAATCTTTGCAACAACATCTAAAAGTGATGCACAACCACCATGCGGTACAAATTTTTTACAGCAAGCTTATCATCTTTATCCTGAATTACCGATTGTAGCGATTGGTGGGATTACTTGTACAAATGCACATTCTGTTTTTCAAGCAGGTGCTGATGGTGTTGCCGTTATTTCTGCTATCTGTGAAAGTCAAGACATTGCACACACTGTATCTACATTTACGTCATTATCTCGCATAAAAAAATGA
- a CDS encoding alpha/beta-type small acid-soluble spore protein: MTSNNNRSSNKLAVPGVQQALDQMKYEIAQEFGVQLGAEASARANGSVGGEITKRLVQMAESQLKGMPNNQ, encoded by the coding sequence ATGACTTCAAACAACAACCGCAGTTCAAACAAGCTTGCAGTACCTGGTGTACAACAAGCACTAGATCAAATGAAATACGAAATTGCACAAGAATTTGGTGTTCAATTAGGAGCTGAAGCTTCAGCTCGTGCTAACGGTTCCGTTGGTGGTGAAATCACTAAACGTCTTGTACAAATGGCAGAATCTCAATTAAAAGGTATGCCAAACAACCAATAA
- the thiI gene encoding tRNA uracil 4-sulfurtransferase ThiI, giving the protein MIWKEILIRYGELSTKGRNKMDFIRRLRENIRHAFADLGQLHIRTERDRMFIAIENETQMQALVTGLPKIFGIQSFSPVAACEKDIESMKKLAITIMETFKDEQHTFKVEVKRTDKTFPLESHAIQREIGGYVLPQFQNLSVKVKQPDIELRVEVRHDATYMMAQVIPGAGGMPVGSNGKSLLMLSGGIDSPVAGYLMMKRGVRLEAIHFFSPPYTSENSLEKVKVLANELTKFGASIRLHVIPFTEIQVLIKEKVPSNVSMTTTRRMMLKVADQVREEIGALAIVTGESLGQVASQTLESLTAINAVTNTPILRPLISSDKLEIIDIAEKIGTYETSIQPFEDCCTIFTPTSPKTKPKLEKVEHYESFSDFDELIERAVKNREVYIFPKKEEQQQDKFAELL; this is encoded by the coding sequence ATGATTTGGAAAGAAATTTTAATTCGATATGGTGAGCTTTCTACAAAAGGTCGCAACAAAATGGATTTTATCCGTCGCTTACGTGAAAATATTCGTCATGCTTTTGCCGATCTAGGACAGCTGCATATTCGTACAGAGCGTGATCGTATGTTTATTGCTATAGAAAACGAAACACAAATGCAGGCACTCGTAACAGGCTTACCTAAAATTTTTGGTATTCAATCTTTTAGCCCTGTGGCTGCATGTGAAAAAGATATAGAAAGTATGAAGAAACTTGCCATCACTATAATGGAGACATTTAAAGATGAGCAGCATACATTTAAAGTAGAAGTGAAACGTACCGATAAAACATTTCCTTTAGAATCTCATGCCATCCAACGTGAGATTGGTGGCTATGTTTTACCGCAATTTCAAAATTTATCAGTCAAAGTGAAGCAGCCTGATATTGAACTACGTGTAGAAGTTCGTCATGATGCAACATATATGATGGCACAAGTTATTCCTGGCGCAGGTGGAATGCCTGTAGGGTCTAATGGAAAATCTTTATTAATGTTATCTGGTGGTATTGATAGCCCTGTTGCAGGTTATTTAATGATGAAGCGAGGCGTGCGATTAGAAGCGATTCACTTCTTTAGTCCACCATATACAAGCGAAAATTCATTAGAAAAAGTAAAGGTACTTGCCAATGAACTAACGAAATTTGGTGCTAGTATTCGTTTACATGTCATTCCATTTACTGAAATACAAGTTCTTATTAAAGAGAAAGTGCCTTCTAATGTATCGATGACAACAACACGCCGTATGATGTTGAAAGTAGCTGATCAGGTGCGTGAGGAAATTGGGGCACTTGCCATTGTAACAGGTGAAAGTCTTGGGCAGGTAGCGAGTCAAACGCTTGAAAGTTTAACAGCGATTAATGCTGTAACGAATACACCTATTTTGCGTCCGTTAATTTCATCAGATAAACTCGAAATCATTGATATTGCAGAAAAAATCGGCACATACGAAACATCTATTCAGCCATTTGAAGATTGCTGTACGATTTTTACACCTACAAGTCCAAAAACAAAGCCGAAGCTTGAAAAGGTCGAGCATTATGAAAGCTTCTCTGATTTTGATGAGCTAATCGAGCGAGCAGTAAAAAATCGAGAGGTCTATATTTTCCCTAAGAAAGAAGAGCAACAACAAGATAAGTTTGCAGAACTATTATAA
- a CDS encoding cysteine desulfurase family protein, which produces MVKTIYLDNSATTKPLTEVMQTFMVVNEQYYANPASIHAMGVEANDLLMRAREQVADILQTEAKNVLFTSGGTESNNAAIFGIARSNTHIGKHILTTEIEHPSVLETVKQLTKEGYEVDYLRVDQHGVISLEELRAKIRKDTILVSIMHVNNEMGAIQPIKEAAAMIHEMSRAALHVDAVQSFGKLAVSFNGEEGPDSIAISGHKIHGFKGSGVLAFRKSMRWQPYALGGGQEFGLRSGTVAVPQAAALAKAARLAVETLNDRAMKYRQWQDEIRTQLKGYGEAVHILSTPQGAAHILSFSVRDLKGEVIINAMQKRGIIVSTSSACSSKQTKTSHVVEALHLDEHYKKGVIRMSFGAHNTAQDIEKFKQVLAEVMLELKGEIK; this is translated from the coding sequence ATGGTTAAGACAATTTATTTAGATAATAGTGCAACAACAAAACCTTTAACAGAGGTTATGCAGACATTTATGGTAGTGAATGAGCAGTATTATGCCAATCCTGCATCCATCCATGCCATGGGAGTTGAAGCAAATGATTTATTAATGCGTGCACGTGAGCAAGTAGCAGATATTTTGCAGACAGAGGCAAAAAATGTGCTATTTACTTCAGGTGGGACCGAGTCAAATAATGCAGCTATTTTTGGTATAGCACGTAGTAATACACATATAGGAAAGCATATTTTAACGACTGAAATAGAACATCCATCGGTTTTAGAAACAGTTAAACAGCTTACAAAAGAGGGCTATGAGGTTGACTATCTTCGAGTTGATCAACATGGAGTCATTTCTTTAGAGGAGCTGCGTGCTAAAATACGTAAAGATACAATTTTAGTCAGCATTATGCATGTGAATAATGAAATGGGTGCTATCCAGCCTATTAAGGAAGCAGCAGCAATGATTCATGAAATGAGTAGAGCAGCTCTTCATGTTGATGCTGTTCAAAGCTTTGGGAAATTAGCTGTGTCCTTTAATGGAGAAGAAGGTCCAGACAGTATTGCTATTTCTGGTCATAAAATTCATGGCTTTAAAGGCTCAGGTGTATTAGCCTTTCGTAAAAGCATGAGATGGCAGCCTTATGCACTTGGTGGAGGTCAGGAATTTGGTTTGCGAAGTGGTACTGTAGCGGTACCGCAAGCAGCTGCATTAGCAAAAGCGGCTCGATTAGCAGTAGAAACATTGAATGACCGTGCAATGAAATACCGTCAATGGCAAGATGAAATTCGTACGCAACTAAAAGGATACGGAGAGGCAGTGCATATTTTATCGACTCCACAAGGAGCTGCACATATTTTATCGTTCAGTGTTCGTGATTTAAAAGGGGAAGTCATTATTAATGCTATGCAAAAACGTGGCATCATCGTGTCAACATCAAGTGCTTGTTCATCGAAGCAAACGAAAACAAGCCATGTTGTCGAGGCTCTGCACCTCGATGAGCATTATAAAAAAGGTGTAATTCGTATGAGCTTTGGTGCGCATAACACAGCACAAGATATAGAAAAGTTTAAACAAGTACTAGCAGAAGTCATGCTGGAACTCAAAGGAGAAATTAAGTAA
- a CDS encoding GNAT family N-acetyltransferase, with translation MKLSLREMNEKYASEILQWHYAAPYDFYNNDLSDETLQEMLENPYYAIFNEREELIGYYCTGTAAQVPKGHDIGAYAECYVDIGIGMKPNLTGQGLGTAFFSFIVKTIQQEHQLPLRLTVARFNKRAICLYEKFGFVKDSEFSTPTVFITMLKKV, from the coding sequence TTGAAGCTGTCGCTACGAGAAATGAATGAGAAGTATGCGAGTGAAATTTTACAATGGCATTATGCAGCACCATACGATTTTTATAATAATGATTTATCAGATGAAACCTTACAAGAAATGCTCGAAAATCCCTACTATGCTATCTTTAATGAGCGGGAGGAGTTAATCGGCTATTATTGCACAGGAACAGCCGCACAAGTACCGAAAGGACATGACATTGGGGCATATGCAGAATGCTATGTAGATATCGGCATCGGTATGAAGCCCAATCTAACTGGTCAAGGCTTAGGGACGGCATTTTTTTCGTTTATTGTCAAAACAATTCAACAAGAGCATCAACTACCGCTTCGTTTAACTGTGGCCCGATTTAATAAGAGAGCCATTTGTCTTTATGAAAAATTCGGCTTTGTCAAAGATAGTGAATTTAGTACACCAACAGTCTTTATTACAATGTTGAAAAAAGTGTAA